The sequence TTTGATGGCGGGCGCATGCGGCGGCATCGGCTCGACGTACAACTACCAAATCGAGAACTTTGTAGCCTTGTACGAAGCCACAAAACGCGGCGATCACGCAGAGGCCTTGTTGTGGCAAGACAAGGTGAACAAGGTCGTCGAAGTTCTGTTCAAGCACGGTGGCAATCGCGCCACAGAAAAAGCCATGATGACGTTACGCGGGTATGACGTGGGCGCGGCGCGCCGGCCCAATCTGCCATTCCCAGAGGATGGGATTCCCGCGTTACGGAAAGACATGGAACAACTCGGACTCCTGTAATTGAAACCAAGGCCAACCGTGGGGGGCATTACCATGAGTGAGAAGCTGGCGATTCAAGGCGGACCCAAGAGCGTGGAGGGGCCTTTGCCCCCGTGGCCTTGTTTCGATGAGAACGCGATCAAAGGCGTGGAAGGCGTGCTGCGCAGCGGCAAGGTCAATTATTGGACCGGCCACAAAGGGATGGATTTCGAGAAACGATTTGCCGAGTGGCAGGGCTCGAAATTTGCCATCAGCACCACCAACGGCACGAGCGCTCTGCACACCGCGTTGGCCGCGCTGGGCATCGGGCCGGGCGATGAAGTCATCGTGCCGAGCTACACATTCATCGCGAGTTCGTTTTCGATTCTTCAGGCGGGCGCCATACCTCGGTTTGCCGACGTGAATCGCGACGATCACTGCATCAGCGTGGAATCGGCCGAGAAACTGATCAATGAACGCACGAAGGCGATTATGGTCGTGCATCTCTACGGCAACGTCGCGGACATGGATCCGATCGTCGCGCTCGCGAAGAAGCACAACCTGTTCGTTATTGAAGACAACGCGGAAGCGTTTGGCGGCGAGTACAAGGGCAAGAAGACCGGTTCGCTGGCCGATATCGGCGCGTGCAGCTTTTGTCAGAACAAGACGTTTACCACCGGCGGCGAAGGCGGCATGGTGACGACGGACAACGAAGAAGTCGCCTGGCGCTGCCGCAGCTTCCGCGACCACGGCTACAACGTGCAGGATCGCTTGCGCCTGCTCGAAATGGAACAG comes from Candidatus Hydrogenedentota bacterium and encodes:
- a CDS encoding DegT/DnrJ/EryC1/StrS family aminotransferase produces the protein MSEKLAIQGGPKSVEGPLPPWPCFDENAIKGVEGVLRSGKVNYWTGHKGMDFEKRFAEWQGSKFAISTTNGTSALHTALAALGIGPGDEVIVPSYTFIASSFSILQAGAIPRFADVNRDDHCISVESAEKLINERTKAIMVVHLYGNVADMDPIVALAKKHNLFVIEDNAEAFGGEYKGKKTGSLADIGACSFCQNKTFTTGGEGGMVTTDNEEVAWRCRSFRDHGYNVQDRLRLLEMEQKLSYIHDMLGWNYRMTEMQSAIGLAELDRMDSWNLPRRRRNANILMDALKGIPQILHLPVDSPERRNGWYVFPITLDVENMTCDMKTFLDALGAEGAPCWKVFWPQCHTEGAFTKHRGFGNSGFPFTSKEYTTPGAVDYSKVSVPNAVWHQTHTFITFIFPTYEEVHMQGIAKGIKKVIGAYAK